The following proteins are co-located in the Helicobacter pylori genome:
- the prfB gene encoding peptide chain release factor 2: MDNYTYSELLKSLQNKCDNIALIIKPEKIKQELERIEKEQEDPNFWQDVLKARDTNKEKVRLNRLLETYQKTKNSLDESTELFELAQNDNDEVTLSLLYEEASILEHSVQKVEIEIMLSGENDASNAIITIQPGAGGTESQDWASILYRMYLKWAERRGFKSEILDYQDGEEAGIKGVAFIIKGENAYGYLKNESGVHRLVRISPFDANAKRHTSFASVQISPELDDDIDIEIDEKDVRYDYYRASGAGGQHVNKTESAVRITHFPTGIVVQCQNDRSQHKNKASALKMLKSKLYELELEKQQSSAKNEEKSEIGWGHQIRSYVLAPYQQVKDARSNIAYSNVEAILDGDIDAILEGVLIAKA, from the coding sequence GTGGATAACTACACCTATAGCGAATTGTTAAAAAGCTTGCAAAACAAATGCGATAATATCGCTTTAATCATCAAGCCTGAAAAGATCAAACAAGAATTAGAACGCATTGAAAAAGAGCAAGAAGACCCTAATTTTTGGCAAGATGTCTTAAAGGCTAGAGATACTAATAAAGAAAAAGTGCGCCTAAACCGCTTGCTAGAAACCTACCAAAAAACCAAAAATTCCTTAGATGAAAGCACAGAATTGTTTGAACTCGCTCAAAACGATAACGATGAGGTTACTTTATCCTTACTCTATGAAGAGGCTTCTATTTTAGAGCACAGCGTCCAAAAAGTAGAAATTGAAATCATGTTAAGCGGTGAAAACGACGCTTCAAACGCTATTATCACCATTCAGCCTGGAGCGGGGGGGACGGAGAGCCAGGATTGGGCGAGTATTTTGTATCGCATGTATTTGAAATGGGCGGAAAGAAGGGGCTTTAAAAGCGAGATTTTAGATTATCAAGATGGCGAAGAAGCGGGCATTAAAGGGGTCGCCTTTATCATTAAGGGCGAAAACGCTTATGGCTATTTGAAAAATGAAAGCGGGGTGCATAGGCTTGTAAGGATTTCGCCCTTTGATGCGAACGCCAAACGGCACACGAGTTTTGCGAGCGTGCAAATTAGCCCTGAATTAGATGATGATATTGATATTGAAATTGATGAAAAAGATGTCCGTTATGATTATTACAGAGCTAGTGGGGCAGGCGGTCAGCATGTCAATAAAACAGAAAGCGCGGTTAGAATCACGCATTTCCCTACCGGTATTGTGGTGCAATGCCAAAACGACAGGAGCCAGCATAAAAACAAAGCGAGCGCGTTAAAAATGCTTAAATCCAAGCTTTATGAATTGGAATTAGAAAAGCAGCAAAGCAGCGCCAAAAATGAAGAAAAAAGCGAGATCGGCTGGGGGCATCAAATAAGAAGCTATGTCCTAGCCCCCTACCAGCAAGTCAAAGACGCGCGCTCCAATATTGCTTATAGCAATGTGGAAGCGATTTTAGATGGCGATATTGATGCGATTTTAGAGGGCGTTTTGATTGCTAAAGCTTAA
- a CDS encoding molybdopterin molybdotransferase MoeA — protein sequence MISFKEALKIHSSIPLKPLEIEVVSLFESTGCILAEDIICIHALPKFNQSAMDGYGFKMQDLGQKTQVIQHIFAGDDVSALEVKENECVKIMTGAMVPKGIETIVPIECMLESHKNSALAPKDFKINANIRQKGENASLNSVLVPKNTRLNYGHIALIASQGFKEIKAFRKLKIALFSSGDELVPLGQNALECQVYDVNSVGIFNMLKNYNTHFLGVLKDDKDLQLKILELQDYDVILSSAGVSVGDKDFFKDALKERNALFYYEKVNLKPGKPVTLAQLNQSIIIGLPGNPLSCLVVLRVLILPLLERLSLNKDFKLKPFKAQINAPLKLKGERTHLILGNYLNNQFIPYNNRYDSGAIQALAQVDSIALIDEGVRLVQGEIEILRFEN from the coding sequence ATGATTAGTTTTAAAGAAGCTCTAAAAATCCATTCTAGCATTCCCTTAAAACCCTTAGAAATAGAGGTTGTCTCTTTGTTTGAAAGCACAGGGTGCATTTTAGCAGAGGATATTATTTGCATTCACGCTTTGCCTAAATTCAATCAAAGCGCAATGGATGGCTATGGGTTTAAGATGCAAGATTTAGGCCAAAAAACTCAAGTCATCCAGCACATTTTTGCCGGAGATGATGTGAGCGCTTTAGAAGTTAAAGAAAATGAATGCGTTAAAATCATGACTGGAGCGATGGTGCCAAAGGGAATAGAAACGATCGTTCCCATAGAATGCATGCTAGAAAGCCATAAAAATTCCGCTCTAGCTCCCAAAGATTTTAAAATAAACGCCAATATCCGTCAAAAGGGCGAGAACGCTTCTTTAAACAGCGTGTTAGTCCCTAAAAATACCCGTTTGAATTATGGGCATATCGCGCTCATTGCCTCTCAAGGGTTCAAAGAAATCAAAGCGTTTAGGAAATTAAAAATCGCTCTCTTTAGCAGCGGCGATGAATTAGTGCCTTTAGGGCAGAACGCCCTAGAATGCCAGGTTTATGATGTGAATTCAGTGGGTATTTTTAACATGCTTAAAAATTACAACACGCATTTTCTAGGGGTTTTAAAAGACGATAAAGATTTACAGCTTAAAATACTTGAATTGCAAGATTATGATGTCATCCTTTCAAGCGCGGGGGTGAGCGTAGGGGATAAAGACTTTTTCAAAGACGCCTTGAAAGAAAGAAACGCCCTTTTTTATTACGAAAAAGTCAATCTCAAACCTGGAAAACCGGTAACTTTAGCCCAACTCAATCAAAGTATTATTATAGGCTTACCGGGTAATCCTTTAAGTTGCTTAGTCGTTTTACGAGTTTTGATTCTACCCTTATTGGAGCGCTTATCATTAAATAAAGATTTTAAACTAAAACCCTTTAAGGCTCAAATCAATGCCCCCTTAAAGCTTAAAGGCGAACGCACGCATTTAATTTTAGGCAACTATTTAAACAACCAATTCATTCCTTACAACAACCGCTATGACTCAGGAGCGATTCAAGCCCTTGCGCAAGTTGATTCTATCGCTTTAATTGATGAAGGAGTTAGATTAGTTCAGGGCGAAATTGAAATTTTAAGGTTTGAAAATTAA
- the fliR gene encoding flagellar biosynthetic protein FliR produces MLDFIQELSTPHVRDFFLLFLRVSGVLSFFPFFENHLVPLSVRGALSLYVSAIFYPTLEFSNAAYTPEGFIIACLCELFLGVCASIFLQIVFASLVFATDSISFSMGLTMASVYDPISGSQKPIVGQALLLLAILILLDLSFHHQIILFVDHSLKAVPLGQFVFEPALAKNIIKAFSHLFVIGFSMAFPILCLVLLSDIIFGMIMKTHPQFNLLAIGFPVKIAIGFVGIILIASAIMGRFKEEISLAFSVISKIF; encoded by the coding sequence ATGCTAGATTTTATTCAAGAGCTTAGCACCCCCCATGTTAGGGATTTTTTCTTGTTGTTTTTAAGGGTTAGTGGCGTGTTATCTTTTTTCCCTTTTTTTGAAAACCATTTAGTGCCTTTGTCGGTGCGTGGGGCTTTAAGCTTGTATGTGAGTGCGATTTTTTACCCCACTTTAGAGTTTTCAAACGCTGCTTACACGCCAGAGGGTTTTATTATTGCTTGCTTGTGCGAGCTGTTTTTAGGGGTGTGCGCGTCTATCTTTTTACAAATCGTCTTTGCAAGCTTGGTGTTTGCAACCGATAGCATCAGCTTTTCTATGGGGCTTACGATGGCGAGCGTGTATGATCCTATTTCAGGATCGCAAAAACCCATTGTAGGGCAAGCCCTTTTATTGTTAGCGATTTTAATTTTATTGGATTTATCGTTCCACCATCAAATCATTTTGTTTGTGGATCACAGCTTAAAAGCCGTCCCTTTAGGGCAATTTGTCTTTGAGCCAGCGTTAGCTAAAAACATTATCAAAGCCTTTTCGCACTTGTTTGTCATAGGGTTTTCTATGGCGTTCCCTATTTTATGCTTGGTGTTATTGAGCGATATTATTTTTGGCATGATCATGAAAACCCACCCTCAGTTCAACCTGCTCGCTATCGGGTTTCCGGTTAAAATTGCAATCGGGTTTGTGGGCATTATTTTAATCGCTTCGGCTATCATGGGGCGTTTTAAAGAAGAAATCAGCCTAGCCTTTAGCGTTATTAGTAAAATCTTTTAA
- a CDS encoding EI24 domain-containing protein, with amino-acid sequence MVLSLSILKKSFNDFLSARMLLINLCPILLSLAFFGAVFYYNGANIVGYCQTLLPQSLNDYSHSQGFFAGVFVWVFKALVYFLVFWIVILLSLVINIFASVFYTPLVVSYLHQKYYPHVVLEEFGSIFFSIKYFLKSLTFMLLWIAVLTPFYFIPFIGVFGVFFSIIPHFLFFKNTMSLDIASMIFNHQSYQNLLKQHRLKHYRFSFFCYLFSLIPFFNFFATLLQTLMLTHYFFILKEKEC; translated from the coding sequence ATGGTTTTGTCTTTATCTATCCTTAAAAAAAGCTTTAATGATTTTTTAAGTGCTAGAATGCTTTTAATCAATCTTTGTCCTATCCTTTTGAGCTTGGCGTTTTTTGGAGCTGTTTTTTACTACAATGGCGCAAATATTGTGGGTTATTGCCAAACTTTATTACCGCAATCTTTGAATGACTATTCCCATTCTCAAGGCTTTTTTGCTGGCGTGTTTGTTTGGGTTTTTAAAGCGTTAGTGTATTTTCTTGTTTTTTGGATCGTGATTCTTTTGAGTTTAGTCATCAATATTTTTGCGTCTGTTTTTTACACCCCTTTAGTGGTTTCTTATTTGCACCAAAAATATTATCCCCATGTTGTTTTAGAAGAATTTGGCTCTATTTTTTTTTCTATTAAATATTTTTTAAAATCGCTCACTTTTATGCTTTTGTGGATAGCGGTTTTAACGCCCTTTTATTTCATTCCCTTTATAGGAGTCTTTGGGGTCTTTTTTTCCATAATCCCACATTTTCTTTTTTTCAAAAACACCATGAGTTTGGATATAGCCAGCATGATTTTTAATCATCAAAGCTATCAAAATTTACTCAAACAGCACCGATTGAAGCATTATCGTTTTTCGTTTTTTTGCTATCTTTTTTCCTTAATCCCTTTTTTTAATTTTTTTGCCACTTTATTGCAAACCCTAATGCTAACGCACTACTTTTTTATCCTTAAAGAAAAAGAATGCTAG
- the cbf2 gene encoding peptidylprolyl isomerase CBF2 produces MKKNILNLALVGALSASFLMAKPAHNANNAKKTAEAQGSVLATVDGKPITKSDFDMIKQRNPNFDFDKLKEKEKEALIDQAIRTALVENEAKTERLDNTPEFKAMMEAVKKQALVEFWAKKQAEEVKKVQIPEKEMQDFYNANKDQLFVKQEAHARHILVKTEDEAKRIISEIDKQPKAKKEAKFIELANRDTIDPNSKNAQNGGDLGKFQKNQMAPDFSKAAFALTPGDYTKTPVKTEFGYHIIYLISKDSPVTYTYDQAKPTIKGMLQEKLFQERMNQKIEELRKHAKIVINK; encoded by the coding sequence ATGAAAAAAAATATCTTGAATTTAGCGTTAGTGGGCGCGTTGAGCGCGTCGTTTTTGATGGCCAAGCCGGCTCATAACGCAAATAACGCTAAAAAAACGGCTGAAGCACAAGGAAGCGTGTTAGCGACAGTAGATGGTAAGCCCATCACTAAAAGCGATTTTGACATGATCAAACAACGCAACCCTAATTTTGATTTTGACAAGCTTAAAGAGAAAGAAAAAGAAGCCTTGATTGATCAAGCCATTCGCACCGCACTTGTAGAAAATGAAGCTAAAACCGAGAGATTGGATAACACTCCAGAATTTAAAGCGATGATGGAAGCGGTTAAAAAACAGGCTTTGGTGGAATTTTGGGCGAAAAAACAGGCTGAAGAAGTGAAAAAAGTCCAAATCCCAGAAAAAGAAATGCAAGATTTTTACAACGCTAATAAAGATCAGCTTTTTGTCAAGCAAGAAGCCCATGCTAGGCATATTTTGGTGAAAACCGAAGATGAGGCTAAGCGGATTATTTCTGAGATTGACAAACAGCCAAAGGCTAAAAAAGAAGCCAAATTCATTGAGTTAGCCAATCGTGATACGATTGATCCTAACAGCAAGAACGCACAAAATGGCGGTGATTTAGGGAAATTCCAAAAAAACCAAATGGCTCCGGATTTTTCTAAAGCCGCTTTCGCTTTAACCCCTGGGGATTACACTAAAACCCCTGTTAAAACGGAGTTTGGTTATCATATTATCTATTTGATTTCTAAAGATAGCCCTGTAACTTACACTTATGATCAGGCTAAACCCACCATTAAGGGGATGTTACAAGAAAAGCTTTTCCAAGAACGCATGAATCAAAAAATTGAGGAACTAAGAAAGCACGCTAAAATTGTTATCAACAAGTGA
- a CDS encoding class II fructose-bisphosphate aldolase: MLVKGNEILLKAHKEGYGVGAFNFVNFEMLNAIFEAGNEENSPLFIQASEGAIKYMGIDMAVGMVKVMCERYPHIPVALHLDHGTTFESCEKAVKAGFTSVMIDASHHAFEENLELTSKVVKMAHNAGVSVEAELGRLMGIEDNISVDEKDAVLVNPKEAEQFVKESQVDYLAPAIGTSHGAFKFKGEPKLDFERLQEVKRLTNIPLVLHGASAIPDDVRKSYLDAGGDLKGSKGVPFEFLQESVKGGINKVNTDTDLRIAFIAEVRKVANEDKSQFDLRKFFSPAQLALKNVVKERMKLLGSANKI, encoded by the coding sequence ATGTTAGTTAAAGGCAATGAAATCTTGTTAAAAGCCCATAAAGAAGGTTATGGGGTAGGGGCGTTTAATTTCGTGAATTTTGAAATGCTAAACGCTATTTTTGAAGCAGGAAATGAGGAAAATTCCCCGCTTTTCATTCAAGCGAGTGAAGGAGCGATCAAATACATGGGGATTGATATGGCGGTGGGCATGGTGAAAGTCATGTGCGAACGCTACCCACACATTCCTGTAGCCTTACACTTAGATCATGGCACGACTTTTGAAAGCTGCGAAAAAGCCGTGAAAGCGGGTTTCACTTCTGTGATGATTGATGCGTCTCATCATGCTTTTGAAGAAAATTTGGAATTGACTTCTAAAGTGGTCAAAATGGCGCACAACGCTGGGGTGAGCGTGGAAGCGGAGTTGGGGCGTTTAATGGGGATTGAAGACAACATTTCAGTAGATGAAAAAGACGCGGTGTTAGTGAATCCTAAAGAAGCGGAGCAGTTTGTCAAAGAATCTCAAGTGGATTACTTAGCCCCAGCCATTGGGACAAGCCATGGAGCGTTTAAGTTTAAGGGCGAGCCAAAATTGGATTTTGAACGCTTGCAAGAAGTCAAAAGGCTCACTAATATCCCTTTAGTCTTGCATGGAGCGAGTGCGATACCAGATGATGTGAGGAAATCTTATTTGGATGCTGGAGGCGATTTGAAAGGATCTAAGGGCGTGCCTTTTGAATTTTTACAAGAATCTGTGAAAGGGGGGATCAATAAGGTCAATACCGACACGGATTTGAGGATCGCTTTCATCGCAGAGGTGCGCAAGGTGGCTAATGAAGATAAGAGCCAATTTGATTTGAGAAAGTTTTTTTCTCCGGCCCAATTAGCGCTTAAAAATGTGGTCAAAGAGCGCATGAAGCTTTTGGGCAGCGCTAATAAAATTTAA
- the efp gene encoding elongation factor P: MAIGMSELKKGLKIELGGVPYRIVEYQHVKPGKGAAFVRAKIKSFLDGKVIEKTFHAGDKCEEPNLVEKTMQYLYHDGDTYQFMDIESYEQIALNDSQVGEASKWMLDGMQVQVLLHNDKAISVDVPQVVALKIVETAPNFKGDTSSASKKPATLETGAVVQVPFHVLEGEVIKVNTETEEYLEKVK; this comes from the coding sequence ATGGCAATTGGGATGAGTGAGCTCAAAAAGGGCTTGAAAATTGAATTGGGGGGTGTGCCTTATAGGATCGTAGAATACCAGCATGTCAAGCCCGGCAAGGGTGCGGCTTTTGTGCGCGCGAAAATCAAGTCGTTTTTAGATGGCAAGGTGATTGAAAAGACTTTCCATGCGGGGGATAAGTGCGAAGAGCCTAATCTGGTTGAAAAAACGATGCAATACCTTTATCATGATGGCGATACATACCAATTCATGGACATAGAGAGCTATGAGCAAATCGCTTTGAACGACTCTCAAGTGGGCGAGGCTTCTAAATGGATGCTGGACGGCATGCAAGTGCAGGTTTTATTGCATAATGACAAGGCGATTTCAGTGGATGTGCCGCAAGTTGTGGCTCTAAAGATTGTAGAAACGGCTCCTAATTTTAAGGGCGATACTTCTAGTGCGAGCAAAAAACCAGCGACTTTAGAAACCGGTGCGGTCGTGCAAGTGCCTTTCCATGTTTTAGAGGGTGAGGTGATTAAAGTCAATACGGAAACAGAAGAGTATCTTGAAAAGGTGAAGTGA
- the pseI gene encoding pseudaminic acid synthase, which yields MLQRPKIVAELSANHNQDLNLAKESLHAIKESGADFVKLQTYTPSCMTLDSKENPFIIQGTLWDKENLYELYQKASTPLEWHAELFELARKLDLGIFSSPFSSQALELLESLNCPMYKIASFEIVDLDLIEKAARTQKPIILSSGIATSTELQDAISLCKGVNNFDITLLKCVSAYPSKIEDANLLSMVKLGETFGVKFGLSDHTIGSLCPILATTLGASMIEKHFILNKSLQTPDSAFSMDFNEFKSMVEAIKQSVLALGEEEPRINPKTLEKRRFFARSLFVIKDIQKGEALTSDNIKALRPNLGLHPKFYKEILGQKASKFLKANTPLSADDIERSL from the coding sequence ATGTTGCAACGCCCTAAAATTGTCGCTGAATTGAGCGCTAATCATAACCAAGATTTAAATCTCGCCAAAGAAAGCCTTCATGCCATTAAGGAAAGCGGCGCGGATTTTGTCAAGCTCCAAACCTACACGCCAAGCTGCATGACTTTAGATTCTAAAGAAAATCCTTTCATCATTCAAGGCACTTTATGGGATAAAGAAAATCTGTATGAATTGTATCAAAAGGCTTCTACCCCCCTAGAATGGCATGCGGAATTGTTTGAGTTGGCTAGAAAGCTTGATTTAGGCATTTTTAGCTCGCCTTTTAGTTCACAAGCTTTAGAGCTTTTAGAGAGCTTGAATTGCCCCATGTATAAAATCGCTAGTTTTGAAATCGTTGATTTAGACTTGATTGAAAAAGCCGCTCGCACACAAAAACCCATTATCCTTTCTAGCGGTATCGCTACAAGCACTGAATTGCAAGACGCTATTTCTTTGTGCAAAGGCGTGAATAATTTTGACATCACCCTTTTAAAATGCGTGAGCGCTTATCCCAGTAAAATAGAAGACGCTAACTTATTGAGCATGGTTAAATTAGGCGAAACCTTTGGCGTTAAATTTGGCTTGAGCGATCACACGATTGGCTCTCTTTGCCCCATTTTAGCCACCACTTTAGGAGCGAGCATGATAGAAAAGCATTTCATTTTAAACAAATCCTTACAAACCCCAGACAGCGCTTTTAGCATGGATTTTAACGAATTTAAAAGCATGGTTGAAGCCATCAAGCAAAGCGTTTTAGCCTTAGGCGAAGAAGAGCCAAGAATCAATCCAAAGACTTTAGAAAAGCGAAGATTCTTCGCTCGCTCTTTATTTGTCATTAAGGATATTCAAAAAGGCGAAGCATTGACTAGCGATAATATCAAAGCCTTACGCCCCAACCTTGGCTTACACCCTAAATTTTATAAAGAAATTTTAGGCCAAAAGGCGTCAAAATTTTTAAAAGCCAACACCCCTTTAAGTGCTGATGATATAGAACGCTCACTGTAG
- a CDS encoding ATP-binding cassette domain-containing protein, with product MIKAVNISHAFEKPLYNGVNLRIKPKESLAILGVSGSGKSTLLSHLATMLKPDSGTVSLLEHQDIYALNSKKLLELRRLKVGIVFQSHYLFKGFSALENLQVASILAKQEINHSLLEQLGIAHTLKQGVGELSGGQQQRLSIARVLSKKPQIIIADEPTGNLDTISANQVISMLQNYITENEGALVLATHDEHLAFTCSQVYRLEKEVLIKEK from the coding sequence ATGATTAAAGCCGTTAATATTTCTCATGCTTTTGAAAAGCCTCTTTATAATGGCGTGAATTTGCGCATTAAACCCAAAGAAAGCCTAGCGATTTTAGGCGTGAGCGGGAGCGGTAAAAGCACGCTTTTAAGCCATCTAGCCACCATGCTAAAACCGGATAGCGGAACAGTTAGTTTGTTAGAACACCAAGATATTTATGCTTTAAATTCCAAAAAGCTTTTGGAATTACGGCGCTTAAAAGTGGGCATCGTTTTTCAATCGCATTACCTTTTTAAGGGTTTTAGCGCTTTAGAAAACTTGCAAGTCGCTTCAATCCTAGCCAAGCAAGAAATAAATCATTCCCTTTTAGAACAATTAGGCATAGCCCACACCCTAAAACAAGGCGTGGGTGAATTGAGCGGCGGCCAGCAACAACGCTTAAGCATCGCCAGAGTGCTTTCTAAAAAACCCCAAATCATTATCGCTGATGAACCCACCGGGAATTTAGACACCATTAGCGCTAATCAAGTCATCAGCATGCTGCAAAATTACATTACAGAAAACGAAGGGGCGTTAGTTTTAGCCACGCATGATGAGCATTTAGCCTTCACTTGCTCTCAAGTCTATCGCCTAGAAAAAGAAGTTTTGATTAAGGAAAAATAA
- a CDS encoding apolipoprotein N-acyltransferase: protein MRLILFNQNAFLLACAFVSSVYANAVLDAYTVENPYIPIILTSLLAPLSMLAFLKTPKNSAFALGFFVGALLFYWCALSFRYSDFTYLLPLIIVLIALVYGVLFYLLLYFENPYFRLLCFLGSSFIHPFGFDWLVPDSFFSYSVFRVDKLSLGLVFLACIFLSAKQFKKYRIIAVLLLLGALDFNGFKTSDLKKVGNIELVSTKTPQDLKFDSNYLNNIENNILKEIKLAQNKQKTLIVFPETAYPIALENSPFKAKLEYLSDDIAILIGTLRTQGYSLYNSSFLFSKEGVQIADKVILAPFGEIMPLPKFLQKPLEKLFFGESAYLYRNAPHFSDFTLDDFTFRPLICYEGTSKAAYSNSPSKIFIVMSNNAWFSPSIEPTLQRTLLKYYARRYDKTILHSANFSTSYILSPSLLGDILFRKRS, encoded by the coding sequence ATGCGTCTTATTTTATTCAATCAAAACGCTTTTTTATTGGCGTGCGCGTTTGTTTCAAGCGTGTATGCGAACGCTGTTTTAGACGCTTATACGGTTGAAAACCCCTATATTCCTATCATACTCACAAGCCTATTAGCCCCTTTAAGCATGCTAGCGTTTTTAAAAACCCCAAAAAACAGTGCTTTTGCTTTGGGGTTTTTTGTGGGAGCGTTATTGTTTTATTGGTGCGCTTTAAGCTTTCGCTACTCGGATTTCACTTATTTATTGCCCTTAATCATTGTTTTAATAGCGTTAGTTTATGGGGTTTTATTTTATTTGTTGCTCTATTTTGAAAACCCCTACTTCAGGCTTTTGTGTTTTTTAGGCTCTAGTTTTATCCACCCCTTTGGATTTGATTGGTTAGTCCCGGATAGCTTTTTTTCTTATAGCGTGTTTAGGGTGGATAAATTATCGCTAGGGCTTGTTTTTTTGGCTTGCATTTTTTTGAGCGCTAAACAATTTAAAAAATACAGGATCATAGCGGTTTTATTGTTACTGGGCGCGTTGGATTTTAATGGTTTCAAAACAAGCGATTTAAAAAAGGTTGGAAATATTGAATTAGTCTCTACAAAAACGCCCCAGGATTTGAAATTTGACTCAAACTACCTTAACAATATTGAAAACAACATTCTTAAAGAAATCAAGCTCGCTCAAAATAAGCAAAAAACCTTGATTGTTTTTCCAGAAACCGCCTACCCCATCGCTTTAGAGAACTCCCCCTTTAAAGCGAAGCTAGAATATTTGAGCGATGATATTGCTATTTTAATAGGGACATTGCGCACCCAAGGCTATAGCCTTTATAACAGCTCGTTTTTATTTTCTAAAGAGGGCGTTCAGATCGCTGATAAAGTGATCTTAGCCCCCTTTGGCGAGATAATGCCTTTACCCAAGTTTCTTCAAAAACCCCTTGAAAAACTCTTTTTTGGCGAGAGCGCTTATTTATACCGCAACGCTCCTCATTTCAGCGATTTTACATTAGACGATTTTACTTTTCGCCCCCTGATTTGCTATGAAGGCACTTCCAAAGCCGCTTATTCAAACAGCCCTTCAAAAATTTTTATCGTGATGAGCAATAACGCATGGTTTAGCCCAAGCATTGAACCCACCTTACAAAGAACGCTCTTAAAATACTATGCAAGGCGTTATGATAAAACCATCTTGCACAGCGCGAATTTTTCAACTTCTTACATCTTAAGCCCTAGTTTATTAGGCGATATTCTTTTTAGGAAACGATCATGA
- a CDS encoding CvpA family protein — translation MNYIDLALLVVVVAFGIRGFYHGFVSEVAGTLGIVLGVYLASRYSVAVGNLFSEHLYDLRNETMTNLIGFLLVLASIWVFFLAFGVLLGKVLVFSGLGIIDKALGFIFSCLKTFLVLSFILYVLSKMEVMKDANAYLQEKSAFFSTMKSIASKIMRLDGVKHVEQNLKGNLEEMSDEVKNKESFNKNKESFNKTMDKGVESLKEKAKDLPKNMLDPKANQTPPNPTPSNKEPL, via the coding sequence TTGAACTATATTGATTTGGCGTTACTTGTGGTGGTGGTAGCCTTTGGGATTAGGGGGTTTTATCATGGCTTCGTGAGTGAAGTGGCGGGGACTTTAGGGATTGTGCTTGGCGTGTATTTAGCGTCTCGCTATTCTGTGGCTGTTGGGAATTTATTTTCAGAGCATTTGTATGATTTAAGAAATGAAACCATGACGAATCTCATCGGTTTTTTATTGGTGTTAGCGTCTATTTGGGTGTTTTTTTTAGCTTTTGGAGTGTTGCTAGGCAAGGTGTTAGTCTTTAGCGGGTTAGGCATTATAGACAAAGCGTTAGGGTTTATTTTTTCATGCTTAAAGACTTTTTTAGTGCTTTCTTTTATCCTTTATGTGCTCTCTAAAATGGAAGTAATGAAAGACGCTAACGCCTATTTGCAAGAAAAAAGCGCTTTTTTTTCTACCATGAAAAGCATCGCCAGTAAGATCATGCGCCTTGATGGCGTCAAACATGTGGAGCAAAACCTTAAAGGCAACCTTGAAGAAATGAGCGATGAAGTCAAAAACAAAGAATCTTTTAATAAAAATAAAGAGTCTTTTAATAAAACGATGGATAAGGGCGTGGAATCTCTAAAAGAAAAGGCTAAAGATTTGCCTAAAAACATGTTAGATCCAAAAGCTAACCAAACCCCACCAAACCCCACCCCATCTAATAAAGAACCCCTATAA